Proteins found in one Brevibacillus brevis genomic segment:
- a CDS encoding ABC transporter permease, with protein sequence MADKKFSLFDFVYKYGTVAVIVIVMLLFSLTNPYFFTYDNLTDILRSISIVTFVAIGVTFSLIVGGFDLSVGSTVSLTTVVSASMMVWYEQGVFPTLVVPIVLSLLVGLINAFLVVKIRIPDLLATLAMLYIVNGIHMTYSQGYSIYANMPMQDGSQAPGKFQEWFLWLGQGEILSVPVPVILTFLLVAITHVYLTYTRQGRMLYMTGGNLEAARLSGIPVNRYRTLAYVLSALFAGLGGMLLAARIGTGQVSSGGSMLMDAVAAAFVGFSVFGAGKPNVFGTFVGAILIGVLLNGMTMLNLPYYAYDIIKGTVLALALAVTYYQLRRKRNA encoded by the coding sequence GTGGCAGATAAAAAGTTTAGCTTATTTGATTTTGTTTACAAATACGGAACGGTTGCAGTCATCGTTATTGTCATGTTGTTATTCAGCTTGACTAACCCGTATTTCTTCACGTACGACAACTTGACGGACATTCTTCGCTCCATCTCGATTGTGACATTTGTCGCGATTGGCGTTACGTTTTCGCTGATTGTCGGAGGCTTTGATTTGTCTGTAGGATCGACGGTTTCATTGACCACGGTCGTTTCTGCTTCGATGATGGTTTGGTACGAACAGGGAGTCTTCCCGACACTGGTTGTTCCGATTGTACTCAGCTTGCTCGTCGGGCTGATCAACGCGTTCTTGGTCGTGAAAATTCGCATTCCTGATTTGCTGGCTACTCTGGCGATGCTCTACATCGTCAACGGTATTCATATGACGTATTCCCAAGGCTACTCGATCTACGCAAACATGCCGATGCAGGACGGCTCGCAAGCTCCGGGAAAATTTCAGGAATGGTTCCTGTGGCTGGGCCAAGGAGAAATTCTCTCCGTTCCTGTTCCGGTTATCCTGACCTTTCTACTTGTCGCGATCACGCATGTGTACTTGACCTATACGAGACAGGGACGGATGCTGTACATGACAGGCGGCAATTTGGAAGCAGCCCGTCTGTCGGGGATTCCTGTGAATCGCTATCGTACCTTGGCATATGTGCTTTCTGCTCTTTTTGCAGGCTTGGGCGGGATGCTTTTGGCAGCACGGATCGGCACCGGGCAGGTGAGCAGTGGCGGCTCCATGCTGATGGATGCAGTAGCGGCTGCTTTCGTAGGCTTCTCCGTTTTCGGTGCAGGAAAGCCAAACGTATTCGGTACATTTGTGGGAGCCATTCTGATCGGAGTACTACTCAACGGCATGACGATGCTCAATCTGCCGTATTATGCTTACGATATTATTAAGGGGACGGTTTTGGCGCTTGCCCTGGCTGTGACCTATTATCAACTGCGCAGAAAACGAAACGCTTAG